ttcagatttaaaaaaaaaaaaaaacctttggcTTCATGATTTAATTGAAACACTGATGATGATTTAAGCCATACTTGTATGCATAACATTTTCCACAATCCACACAGCTATAAGGCTTTTCACCGGTGTGTGTTCGGAGATGTATGTTCAAAGAGCTTTTCTGGGAGAAACTTTTGCCACAGTCCGGACAGCTGTAAGGCTTCTCCCCAGAGTGGACGCGTTGGTGAAGTTTCAGGTATGTTTTCTGTGCAAAGCGCCTCCCACAAACTGAGCAGCTGAACGGCTTCTCACCAGAGTGTCGTCTGATGTGGACTTTTAAACTGCTCAAATAGTTGAATATTTTCCCACAGAATAAGCACTCAAACCGTTTGGTTGGCTTCATAGGTTTTGGTTGAATGATGAGTTCTTTGGTTGCATTGAAGTGGATATTGTTTGCATAGTCGGAGTATTCGCCCGTAGATGCAGGAAGATTTGGGTTGTCCACCAGGCTGTTCATCGTGGCATCATCTATTAACTTGTCCATAATTGTTGGCTGCATGCGATGTGTTTGACTGTCCACTGTAACAGGGAAGTTATTTAATTCTACTGAGTGAAGCTGCAGCTCGTCAACAGCTCTATGAATCATGCTGTCCTCCTCAAAAAGTCCAACAACTGTAAAATGAGAGGGG
This Labrus bergylta chromosome 16, fLabBer1.1, whole genome shotgun sequence DNA region includes the following protein-coding sequences:
- the si:dkey-210j14.3 gene encoding uncharacterized protein si:dkey-210j14.3, producing MCDVTSRNFQTHLAAILDKLTKAALVEIGNLADECSSVLHTEISLHKTENEALKKRCYSLEVQLRAAREAQTYPVHANNVSRRHPTGQQQHAPAIDGVFGKDWCMDLWREEPKLPSQRKETVVPAAMTSIGPQALDLMERDPDLIFVKEELYDDHPIGQQMMLTDNRKVVGLFEEDSMIHRAVDELQLHSVELNNFPVTVDSQTHRMQPTIMDKLIDDATMNSLVDNPNLPASTGEYSDYANNIHFNATKELIIQPKPMKPTKRFECLFCGKIFNYLSSLKVHIRRHSGEKPFSCSVCGRRFAQKTYLKLHQRVHSGEKPYSCPDCGKSFSQKSSLNIHLRTHTGEKPYSCVDCGKCYAYKYGLNHHQCFN